From Sphingobium sp. RAC03, a single genomic window includes:
- a CDS encoding spinster family MFS transporter, with the protein MTDQSASPAYRGVVLAMLLLVYTFNFLDRQILGILAGPIKAELGLSDTQLGALGGIAFALLYSTLAIPLALLADRTSRTWVITVSLAVWSGFTALCGLAGNFMQLFLCRIGVGVGEAGGVAPSYAVISDYFPAHQRARALSIYSLGIPLGSAGGVLLGGYIAQTVEWRTAFIVVGLLGLLIAPVFRLVVREPVRPVQASDAAPVSAVFGILAAKRSFWFLAVGAACSSMCGYGVAFWLPSLLMRSFGLDLMGAGQFLGGLLLIGGVAGVLLGGWLGDAMGGKDKAYYAWVPAISYVVGMPLFVVGVLSDSVGVAFALFLVPQALVYVWLGPVLTAVQHLVPAHMRASAAASFLLINNLVGLGLGSWFVGALSDALTPAYGIEALRYAIVAALGFYLLAGLFMALGGRALRKDWVAA; encoded by the coding sequence ATGACCGACCAATCCGCTTCCCCTGCCTATCGCGGCGTCGTGCTGGCGATGCTGTTGCTGGTCTATACCTTCAACTTCCTCGACCGGCAGATACTGGGCATCCTTGCCGGGCCGATCAAGGCGGAGCTGGGGCTGAGCGATACGCAATTGGGGGCGCTGGGCGGTATCGCCTTTGCGCTGCTCTATTCGACGCTGGCGATCCCGCTGGCGCTGCTGGCCGATCGCACCAGCCGGACCTGGGTCATTACCGTCAGCCTTGCGGTATGGAGCGGCTTTACCGCGCTGTGCGGGCTGGCGGGCAATTTCATGCAATTATTCCTGTGCCGCATCGGCGTGGGCGTGGGCGAAGCGGGCGGGGTCGCGCCCTCCTATGCGGTCATCTCCGACTATTTTCCCGCGCATCAGCGGGCGCGGGCGCTGTCCATTTACTCGCTCGGCATCCCGCTGGGCTCGGCGGGCGGCGTGCTGCTGGGCGGCTATATCGCCCAAACCGTAGAGTGGCGCACCGCCTTCATTGTCGTGGGCCTGCTTGGCCTTTTGATCGCGCCCGTGTTCCGCCTGGTGGTGCGCGAACCCGTGCGGCCGGTGCAGGCGAGCGATGCTGCGCCCGTGTCCGCTGTGTTCGGCATCCTCGCGGCCAAACGCAGCTTCTGGTTCCTCGCAGTGGGTGCGGCGTGCAGTTCGATGTGCGGCTATGGCGTCGCTTTCTGGCTGCCTAGCCTGCTGATGCGCAGCTTTGGCCTCGACCTGATGGGCGCGGGGCAGTTTCTGGGCGGGCTGCTGCTGATCGGTGGCGTGGCGGGCGTGCTGCTGGGCGGTTGGCTGGGTGATGCGATGGGTGGCAAGGACAAGGCCTATTATGCCTGGGTGCCCGCGATCAGCTATGTGGTGGGTATGCCGCTGTTCGTGGTCGGCGTGCTGTCCGACAGTGTCGGCGTTGCTTTCGCGCTGTTCCTCGTGCCGCAGGCGCTGGTCTATGTCTGGCTCGGTCCGGTGCTGACCGCCGTGCAGCATCTGGTCCCCGCGCATATGCGCGCCAGTGCGGCGGCGAGCTTCCTGCTGATCAACAATCTGGTGGGGCTGGGGCTTGGCAGCTGGTTCGTCGGCGCTTTGTCCGACGCGCTGACCCCGGCTTATGGGATCGAAGCGCTGCGCTACGCCATCGTCGCGGCGCTTGGCTTCTATCTGCTCGCCGGGCTGTTCATGGCATTGGGCGGGCGGGCGCTGCGCAAGGATTGGGTGGCGGCCTGA
- a CDS encoding SufE family protein, whose product MTNLADIQEEYQFLDADDRYRLLIDLGRALEPMPDALKTDATLVRGCSAAVWVYPTVLDDGRLHFLADSNAAITKGIIALVLQTVQDQPPAAIAAADIEDALAPFDLRNQLSSNRTQGIPNMIALIRQTAGRYTG is encoded by the coding sequence ATGACCAACCTTGCCGACATCCAAGAAGAATATCAGTTTCTCGATGCGGATGACCGTTATCGCTTGCTGATCGACCTTGGTCGCGCGCTCGAACCCATGCCCGACGCGCTCAAGACCGATGCGACGCTGGTGCGGGGCTGTTCGGCGGCCGTATGGGTCTATCCGACCGTGCTGGACGATGGGCGGCTGCATTTCCTGGCCGACAGCAATGCCGCGATCACCAAGGGGATCATCGCGCTCGTCCTGCAAACGGTGCAGGACCAGCCGCCAGCCGCGATCGCCGCGGCGGATATCGAAGACGCGCTGGCCCCCTTCGACCTGCGCAATCAGCTCAGTTCCAACAGGACGCAGGGCATTCCCAACATGATTGCGCTTATCCGGCAAACGGCTGGTCGCTACACCGGCTGA
- a CDS encoding sterol desaturase family protein, translated as MNLVLLLLIFLATVIAMEGFAYVMHRWIMHGPGWFLHASHHRPRLGRWEANDLYFVIFALPSILLLLGGVQWGWGGWATACGAGIAAYGAIYLGFHDIIVHQRVKNRYVARTPYMKRIVQAHRLHHVVETKEGTVSFGFLVAPRPEDLKRELARRNRAGVRAPSTADPVTPAGQVPPR; from the coding sequence ATGAACCTTGTCCTGCTCCTGCTGATCTTCCTTGCTACGGTTATCGCGATGGAGGGTTTCGCCTATGTCATGCACCGCTGGATCATGCACGGTCCCGGCTGGTTCCTGCATGCCAGCCACCATCGCCCGCGCCTTGGCCGGTGGGAAGCCAATGACCTCTATTTCGTGATTTTCGCCCTACCCTCCATCCTGCTGCTGCTAGGCGGCGTGCAATGGGGCTGGGGCGGCTGGGCAACGGCCTGCGGCGCCGGGATCGCCGCCTATGGCGCGATCTATCTCGGCTTCCACGACATCATCGTGCATCAGCGTGTCAAGAACCGCTATGTCGCCCGCACACCCTATATGAAGCGGATCGTCCAGGCCCACCGCCTGCATCATGTGGTGGAAACCAAGGAAGGCACGGTCAGCTTCGGCTTTCTTGTCGCCCCCCGCCCGGAGGATCTGAAGCGCGAACTCGCCCGCCGCAACCGAGCGGGCGTGCGCGCGCCTTCCACTGCCGATCCGGTTACCCCGGCAGGTCAAGTCCCGCCACGTTGA
- a CDS encoding mechanosensitive ion channel family protein produces MTLSIAWLLNRVPDSGGLIHPLIALGVALLLHLAAAGLSRRVEPRLRGPMEALGESFATRLRAILRYAFSALLIGVATAFWPADSVGHLVLGIGLGLSVALLAGYALRTLSIPRWATLPLALLLFLTIVSGTNGGLAPVGATLDTVGISLGKRRVTLLSLLSIAATCVALFALVRLANKLIGRSISQADGFDPTQKLLAQKLAAIAIIIAAFFIGVDMLGIDLTAFAVFSGALGLAVGFGLQKTFGNLIAGIILLMDRSIKPGDVIVVGESFGWVNKIGVRAVSVITRDGKEHLIPNENLMTQEVENWSYSDRNVRVRIPVGIGYDSDLKLAQALMLQAAAESPRVLRNPKPNVWLTGFGESRVEHDILVWISDPEGGVGNVKSDVLGRVWQLFRDNGITIPYPQRVIHGATELPQKP; encoded by the coding sequence ATGACGCTCAGCATCGCCTGGCTGCTCAACCGCGTGCCCGATAGCGGTGGGTTGATCCATCCGCTGATCGCGCTGGGTGTCGCGCTCCTGCTGCATCTCGCCGCAGCGGGCCTCTCGCGCCGAGTCGAACCGCGGCTGCGCGGCCCCATGGAAGCCTTGGGCGAATCCTTCGCCACCCGGCTGCGGGCGATCTTGCGCTACGCTTTCTCAGCGCTGTTGATCGGAGTCGCCACCGCCTTCTGGCCCGCCGATTCGGTCGGCCATCTAGTGCTGGGCATCGGCCTTGGCCTGTCGGTCGCTTTGCTCGCTGGCTATGCACTCCGCACCCTGTCCATCCCGCGCTGGGCCACCCTGCCGCTGGCGCTCCTGCTGTTCCTGACGATCGTCTCCGGCACCAATGGCGGCCTCGCGCCCGTCGGCGCAACGCTCGACACGGTCGGGATCAGCCTGGGCAAACGCCGGGTCACGCTGCTCAGCCTGCTGTCGATCGCCGCCACTTGCGTCGCCCTGTTCGCGCTCGTCCGCCTAGCCAACAAGCTGATCGGCCGATCGATTAGCCAGGCGGATGGCTTCGACCCCACCCAGAAGCTGCTGGCGCAGAAACTCGCCGCCATCGCCATCATCATCGCCGCCTTCTTCATTGGCGTCGACATGCTCGGCATCGACCTCACCGCCTTTGCCGTCTTTTCCGGCGCGCTGGGCCTCGCGGTCGGCTTTGGTCTGCAAAAGACGTTCGGCAATCTTATCGCGGGCATCATCCTGCTGATGGACCGATCGATCAAGCCGGGCGATGTCATCGTCGTGGGGGAGAGTTTCGGCTGGGTGAACAAGATCGGCGTGCGCGCCGTCAGCGTCATCACCCGCGACGGCAAGGAACATCTGATCCCGAACGAGAATCTGATGACGCAGGAGGTGGAGAACTGGTCCTATTCCGACCGCAACGTCCGCGTCCGCATTCCTGTCGGCATCGGCTATGACAGCGACCTCAAGCTCGCACAGGCGCTGATGCTGCAAGCTGCCGCCGAAAGCCCGCGCGTCTTGCGCAATCCCAAGCCCAATGTCTGGCTGACCGGCTTTGGCGAAAGCCGCGTCGAACATGACATATTGGTGTGGATCAGCGACCCGGAGGGCGGCGTCGGCAATGTGAAGTCCGATGTGCTGGGGCGAGTGTGGCAACTCTTCCGCGACAATGGCATCACCATCCCCTATCCGCAGCGGGTCATCCATGGTGCGACCGAGCTACCCCAAAAGCCGTAA
- the metC gene encoding cystathionine beta-lyase: MGLRSRHAQGDRPGMKDDRKPLTKLVQAGRKPEWTGMPGQPGGIVSPPVWRASTILYDDVAHLRMAAGSSTHERLFYGRKGTPTAWSLADALTEMEPGAEGTMLFPSGVAAIACALMAVLKPGDRLLMPDSTYDPTRNFCDKMLNSYDIETIYYDPCDAVRVAVRLADEKVRAIFLESPGSLTFEVQDIPAITAIARERGIVTLLDNTWATPLFFPALSHGVDITILACTKYIVGHSDVMMGSVTANAQWFGKVRQTAYLFGQMTSPDDAWLASRGLRTLGVRLRQHQDGALAVAHWLKDQPGVARVLHPALPDCPGHALWQRDFSGSTGLFSFILDGGDEAARTALIDGLAHFGIGYSWGGFESLALPVDPARHRTAARWEAEGPMVRLHIGLEDPDDLIADLDAGLGRYRAAR, translated from the coding sequence ATGGGGCTTCGATCCCGCCACGCCCAAGGCGACCGGCCCGGCATGAAAGACGACCGCAAGCCGCTGACGAAACTGGTGCAGGCCGGGCGCAAGCCCGAATGGACCGGCATGCCCGGCCAGCCCGGCGGCATCGTCAGCCCACCCGTCTGGCGCGCGTCGACCATCCTCTATGACGATGTCGCCCATCTGCGAATGGCGGCGGGCAGCAGCACGCATGAACGGCTCTTTTACGGACGCAAGGGCACGCCGACCGCCTGGTCCCTCGCCGACGCCCTGACCGAAATGGAACCGGGCGCTGAGGGCACGATGCTCTTCCCGTCGGGCGTCGCCGCGATCGCATGCGCACTGATGGCGGTGCTGAAACCCGGCGACCGGCTGCTGATGCCCGACAGCACCTATGATCCGACCCGCAATTTCTGCGATAAGATGCTGAATAGTTACGATATCGAAACAATCTACTATGATCCCTGTGATGCTGTCCGGGTCGCTGTCCGTCTTGCCGATGAAAAGGTGCGCGCCATCTTCCTCGAAAGCCCCGGCAGCCTGACATTCGAGGTGCAGGACATTCCCGCCATCACCGCCATCGCGCGGGAACGGGGCATCGTCACCCTGCTCGATAATACTTGGGCGACGCCGCTCTTTTTCCCGGCGCTGTCTCATGGCGTGGACATCACAATTCTGGCCTGCACCAAATATATCGTCGGCCATAGCGACGTGATGATGGGCAGCGTCACGGCGAACGCCCAATGGTTCGGCAAGGTCCGCCAGACCGCCTATCTGTTCGGCCAGATGACTAGCCCCGACGATGCCTGGCTCGCTTCGCGCGGCCTCCGCACGTTGGGCGTGCGATTGCGCCAGCATCAGGACGGCGCGCTGGCGGTCGCCCATTGGCTCAAGGACCAGCCAGGCGTCGCGCGCGTGCTGCATCCCGCTTTGCCCGATTGCCCCGGCCATGCGCTATGGCAGCGCGATTTTTCCGGCTCGACCGGCCTGTTCAGTTTCATCCTCGACGGTGGCGACGAAGCCGCCCGGACCGCGCTGATCGACGGTCTTGCTCATTTCGGCATCGGCTATAGCTGGGGCGGTTTTGAAAGCCTTGCTCTACCGGTCGATCCCGCCCGCCACCGCACCGCAGCCCGCTGGGAAGCAGAAGGGCCAATGGTGCGCCTGCATATCGGCCTGGAAGACCCCGACGATCTGATCGCCGATCTCGACGCGGGTCTTGGCCGCTACCGGGCGGCGCGATGA
- the sseA gene encoding 3-mercaptopyruvate sulfurtransferase, with protein sequence MTIFISTDWLATQIGAPDLCILDASLFLPGTPRDPRAEYAAAHIPGAVFMDLATLNDPDDATPGMLPPDALMTQRSQALGINPDSRIIVYDNSPLHSAARGWWMMRLYGLGVSVAILDGGLPKWVAEGRPTEAGIVTPTPGTASARRAAGQVRTKADLIANLATGAEQVLDARGAGRFTGAEAEPRPGMASGHIPGSRNLPSPSLFNSDNSMKSGDALRALYADAGVDFDRPVITSCGSGVTAAILLAGLESLGKDDVTLYDGSWSEWGFDPATPKATGPA encoded by the coding sequence ATGACCATTTTTATATCCACCGACTGGCTCGCCACGCAAATTGGCGCGCCGGACCTGTGCATCCTCGACGCCAGCCTGTTCCTGCCCGGCACGCCGCGCGATCCGCGCGCCGAATATGCGGCCGCGCACATCCCCGGTGCCGTGTTTATGGACCTGGCGACGCTCAACGACCCTGATGACGCGACGCCCGGCATGCTCCCGCCCGATGCGCTGATGACTCAGCGCAGCCAAGCGCTGGGGATCAATCCCGACAGCCGGATCATCGTCTATGACAATAGTCCGCTGCATAGTGCAGCGCGCGGGTGGTGGATGATGCGCCTCTATGGCCTGGGCGTGTCGGTTGCGATTCTTGACGGCGGCCTGCCCAAATGGGTGGCGGAAGGTCGCCCGACAGAGGCTGGCATCGTCACCCCCACCCCCGGCACCGCCAGCGCCCGCCGCGCAGCCGGACAGGTACGGACCAAGGCGGACCTGATCGCCAATCTCGCCACTGGCGCGGAACAAGTGCTGGACGCGCGCGGCGCTGGCCGCTTCACCGGTGCCGAAGCCGAACCGCGCCCCGGCATGGCGTCGGGCCATATCCCCGGATCGCGCAACCTGCCCTCCCCGTCTCTGTTCAATTCCGACAATAGCATGAAGTCGGGCGACGCATTGCGCGCGCTCTATGCCGACGCCGGGGTCGATTTCGACCGCCCGGTCATCACCAGTTGCGGCAGTGGCGTCACCGCCGCCATCCTGCTCGCCGGACTGGAGTCGCTCGGCAAGGACGATGTGACCCTCTATGACGGCAGCTGGTCCGAATGGGGCTTCGATCCCGCCACGCCCAAGGCGACCGGCCCGGCATGA
- the queF gene encoding preQ(1) synthase: protein MTDLSQTPLHLGQTSALPATPEAAILDYVPNPRPGKPYLVRFTAPEFTSLCPVTGQPDFAHLVIDYAPAATIVESKSLKLFLGAFRNHAAFHEDCTVGIGERLFAEMSPIWLRIGGYWYPRGGIPIDVFWQSGEPPAGLWLPAQDVPGYRGRG from the coding sequence ATGACCGACCTTAGCCAAACCCCGCTCCATCTGGGCCAGACCAGCGCGCTTCCCGCCACGCCGGAAGCCGCGATCCTCGATTATGTGCCCAATCCGCGTCCGGGCAAACCCTATCTGGTGCGCTTTACCGCGCCCGAATTCACCTCGCTCTGCCCGGTAACCGGCCAGCCCGATTTCGCCCATCTGGTGATCGACTATGCGCCCGCCGCGACGATCGTCGAATCCAAGTCGCTCAAACTATTCCTGGGGGCGTTCCGCAACCATGCGGCCTTCCATGAGGATTGCACGGTGGGCATCGGCGAGCGGCTGTTCGCCGAAATGTCGCCGATCTGGCTGCGAATCGGCGGCTATTGGTATCCGCGCGGCGGCATTCCGATCGACGTGTTCTGGCAATCGGGCGAACCGCCTGCGGGGCTGTGGCTGCCCGCGCAGGATGTCCCCGGCTATCGCGGCCGGGGCTGA
- a CDS encoding UbiH/UbiF/VisC/COQ6 family ubiquinone biosynthesis hydroxylase, with protein sequence MERFDVVILGGGLVGLTLGIALSGHGVRTAIVDPADPVDTTASGFDGRVSAISSTSCAMLSAIGVMPFLDGKGCPIDRIWVSDGLEPGALDFVPDADDDGVMGTMFPNRDLRVALEKAAQRATNLTRYQPDRATHVDRNEDGVVLTLASGATIRGALLVAAEGRNSPTREAAGIRTTRWQYSHTAMVSAIDHDVPHGNTAYEIFYVGGPFALLPMLPGTRSAIVWTVLSEQAPAMLKLSERAWLAEAQKRIGGFLGEIRMAGPRSSYPLGFHHAARITDTRLALVGDSAHAIHPIAGQGLNLGLRDVAALVEVLVDGMRLGLDPGDAQLLARYQRWRGLDAIMTSVAMDGLVRLFDIPGRLPKLARRAGLAAVQRTSLLKGRFMAEARGQSGALPRLLTGELV encoded by the coding sequence ATGGAACGCTTCGACGTCGTGATATTGGGCGGTGGCCTTGTCGGCCTGACCCTTGGCATAGCTCTTTCCGGCCATGGGGTTCGCACCGCCATCGTCGATCCCGCCGATCCGGTGGATACCACCGCGAGCGGCTTTGACGGGCGCGTCTCGGCCATCTCCTCGACCAGTTGCGCCATGCTCTCGGCGATCGGGGTCATGCCTTTCCTCGATGGCAAGGGCTGCCCGATCGACCGCATCTGGGTCAGCGACGGGCTGGAACCCGGCGCGCTCGATTTCGTGCCGGACGCCGACGATGACGGCGTAATGGGGACGATGTTCCCCAATCGCGATCTGCGCGTCGCTTTGGAAAAAGCCGCCCAACGGGCCACAAACCTCACTCGCTACCAGCCCGACCGCGCGACCCATGTCGATCGCAACGAGGATGGCGTCGTATTGACGCTGGCCAGCGGCGCGACGATCCGCGGCGCGCTGCTGGTCGCGGCGGAGGGGCGCAACAGCCCGACTCGCGAGGCGGCGGGCATCCGCACCACCCGTTGGCAATATAGCCACACCGCCATGGTCAGCGCGATCGACCATGACGTGCCGCACGGCAACACCGCTTATGAGATTTTCTATGTCGGCGGCCCCTTCGCGCTGCTGCCGATGCTGCCGGGCACCCGCTCCGCAATCGTGTGGACCGTGCTGAGCGAACAAGCGCCCGCCATGCTCAAACTGTCCGAACGCGCCTGGCTCGCCGAAGCACAGAAGCGCATCGGCGGTTTCCTGGGCGAAATCCGCATGGCTGGCCCCCGCTCCTCCTATCCGCTGGGCTTCCATCATGCCGCCCGCATCACCGACACGCGGCTGGCGCTGGTCGGCGACAGCGCCCATGCGATCCACCCGATAGCGGGCCAGGGGCTGAACCTTGGCCTGCGAGACGTCGCCGCTTTGGTCGAAGTGTTGGTCGACGGCATGCGCCTCGGCCTTGATCCGGGCGATGCGCAATTGCTCGCGCGCTATCAGCGCTGGCGCGGGCTGGACGCGATCATGACCAGCGTCGCGATGGACGGCCTCGTGCGCCTGTTCGACATTCCCGGTCGCTTGCCCAAGCTGGCGCGGCGGGCGGGCCTCGCAGCAGTACAGCGCACATCGTTGCTCAAGGGGCGGTTCATGGCCGAAGCGCGCGGCCAGTCCGGGGCGCTGCCGCGGCTGCTGACCGGCGAACTGGTCTGA
- a CDS encoding branched-chain amino acid aminotransferase, producing the protein MDGQHSSRFTVTRSSKTVAASERATLLEDPGFGRLFTDHMVTIRYTEGEGWHSHSVGPREPFQIDPACAVLHYAQEIFEGMKAYRLADGSIAMFRPEENARRFAQSAERLAMPEIPEDLFLEAVAQLVKIDADWIPSGEGSLYLRPFLFASEAFLGVRPSKEYIFCVIASPAGAYFKGGKKAVTLWVSEHYTRAARGGTGAAKCGGNYAASLVAQKEATEQGCDQVVFLDAAENKWVEELGGMNVFFVMEDGSIITPPLTGTILPGITRNSIITLARAKGHDVREEPYSFAQWRADAASGALREAFACGTAAVVTAIGTVRSKDGDFTIGNGDGGLVTESLRGELTGIQRGTVADPAGWVHIV; encoded by the coding sequence ATGGACGGCCAGCATAGTTCGCGTTTCACCGTTACCCGCAGCAGCAAGACTGTGGCGGCGAGCGAGCGCGCCACCCTGCTGGAGGATCCCGGTTTCGGCCGCCTCTTCACCGACCATATGGTGACGATCCGCTATACCGAGGGTGAGGGCTGGCATAGCCACAGCGTCGGTCCGCGCGAACCGTTTCAGATCGACCCGGCCTGCGCCGTGCTGCATTATGCCCAGGAAATTTTCGAAGGCATGAAGGCCTACCGCCTTGCCGACGGCAGCATCGCGATGTTCCGGCCGGAGGAAAATGCCCGCCGCTTCGCCCAGTCGGCCGAACGGCTGGCTATGCCCGAAATCCCCGAAGACCTGTTCCTCGAAGCCGTCGCGCAACTGGTGAAGATCGACGCCGACTGGATTCCGAGCGGCGAAGGCAGCCTTTATCTGCGCCCCTTCCTGTTCGCGAGCGAGGCCTTCCTCGGCGTGCGCCCGTCGAAGGAATATATTTTCTGCGTCATAGCTTCGCCGGCCGGGGCCTATTTCAAGGGCGGCAAGAAGGCCGTGACCCTGTGGGTGTCCGAACATTATACCCGCGCCGCGCGCGGTGGCACGGGTGCCGCCAAATGCGGCGGCAACTATGCCGCCAGCCTGGTCGCACAGAAGGAAGCGACCGAGCAAGGCTGCGATCAGGTCGTCTTCCTCGATGCCGCCGAAAATAAGTGGGTCGAGGAATTGGGCGGTATGAACGTCTTCTTCGTGATGGAGGACGGCTCGATCATCACCCCGCCGCTGACCGGCACCATCCTGCCCGGCATCACCCGCAACAGCATCATCACCCTCGCCCGCGCCAAGGGCCATGATGTGCGCGAAGAGCCCTACAGCTTTGCTCAGTGGCGCGCCGATGCCGCCAGCGGCGCGCTGCGCGAGGCTTTCGCCTGCGGCACGGCGGCGGTGGTCACCGCGATCGGCACGGTCAGAAGCAAGGATGGTGACTTCACCATCGGCAATGGCGATGGTGGCCTCGTCACCGAAAGCCTGCGCGGCGAACTGACCGGCATTCAGCGCGGGACCGTCGCCGATCCGGCGGGTTGGGTGCATATCGTCTGA
- a CDS encoding threonine aldolase family protein, whose translation MHFFSDNATPLCPPVIAAIAAADREDHGYDGDQWSARLDAAFGDLFETPVSALWVATGTAANSIALACLCPPYGGILCHDEAHIVVDECGAPGFFTHGASLMPLPGEGAKLTPDVVAERLAAIRPDVHQVPARAISITNATEYGRVYTPDEVAALGSIARAHGLGFHMDGARFANAVAFLGCAPADVTWRAGVDALSFGCVKNGGMVGEALLFFGAERERRAAEAMRWRKRSGHLFSKGRYLAAQILAMVEDGLWLANASAANAAAQALAGAATGRLLHPVEANELFLRLSAPEAASLRAQGFDFYDWGAGAARIVTNWSQDAASVAPLADALRRLDHG comes from the coding sequence ATGCATTTTTTCTCCGACAACGCCACCCCGCTTTGCCCGCCCGTCATAGCTGCGATCGCCGCCGCCGACCGGGAGGACCATGGCTATGATGGCGACCAGTGGAGCGCGCGGCTCGACGCGGCCTTTGGCGATCTGTTCGAAACGCCGGTCAGCGCGTTGTGGGTGGCGACCGGTACGGCGGCGAACAGCATCGCGCTAGCCTGTCTGTGCCCGCCCTATGGCGGCATCCTCTGCCATGACGAGGCGCATATCGTCGTCGACGAATGTGGTGCGCCGGGGTTCTTTACCCATGGCGCGAGCCTGATGCCGCTGCCGGGCGAGGGCGCGAAATTGACGCCGGACGTGGTGGCGGAGCGGTTGGCGGCGATTCGCCCGGATGTGCATCAAGTGCCCGCGCGCGCGATCAGCATCACCAATGCCACCGAATATGGTCGCGTCTATACCCCCGACGAGGTGGCGGCGCTGGGGTCCATTGCGCGCGCGCATGGGTTGGGCTTTCACATGGATGGGGCGCGGTTCGCCAATGCGGTGGCTTTCCTGGGCTGCGCGCCCGCCGACGTCACCTGGCGCGCTGGCGTCGATGCGCTGAGTTTCGGCTGCGTCAAAAATGGCGGGATGGTGGGCGAAGCGCTGCTCTTCTTTGGGGCGGAGCGAGAGCGCCGGGCCGCAGAAGCGATGCGCTGGCGCAAGCGGTCGGGCCATTTATTTTCCAAGGGCCGCTATCTCGCGGCGCAGATATTGGCGATGGTTGAGGATGGCCTGTGGCTGGCCAATGCCAGCGCCGCCAATGCCGCTGCGCAGGCGCTCGCCGGGGCGGCGACAGGGCGGTTGCTGCATCCGGTCGAGGCGAACGAGTTGTTCCTACGTCTTTCCGCGCCGGAAGCCGCCAGCCTGCGCGCGCAGGGGTTCGATTTCTACGACTGGGGTGCGGGCGCGGCGCGGATCGTCACCAACTGGTCGCAGGATGCGGCCAGTGTCGCGCCGCTCGCGGACGCGCTGCGCAGGCTCGACCATGGCTGA
- a CDS encoding DMT family transporter, translating into MADDDRGGIVLPFILVTLIWSSTWIVIRDQLGSVPASWSVCYRFALAGVAMMAFARMRGVSLRIGGAGMLFAALLGTAQFVLNFNFVYRAEEHLTSGVVAVFYAMLLIPNSILAWIVFRQPVSRAFIAGSAVAMTGIAMMLVHEYRAASVDPDKILLGVGFSVIGLFSASAANVMQGMDIARRLPMVAMLAWAMLIGAGINALFAWVTTGPPVIEPRLTYLLGIGWLALAGSVVTFPLYFRLIQRLGAGRAAYTAVLIPVIAMLISTLVEGYRWTALAACGAMLAVVGMVIALRAKKA; encoded by the coding sequence ATGGCTGACGACGATCGGGGCGGCATCGTCCTGCCCTTCATCCTCGTCACGCTGATCTGGAGTTCGACCTGGATCGTCATTCGCGATCAGTTGGGTAGCGTGCCCGCCAGCTGGTCGGTCTGCTATCGTTTTGCGCTGGCCGGGGTCGCGATGATGGCCTTTGCGCGGATGCGGGGTGTGTCGCTGCGGATCGGTGGGGCGGGGATGCTGTTCGCGGCCTTGCTGGGGACGGCGCAGTTCGTGCTGAATTTCAATTTTGTTTATCGCGCCGAAGAACATCTGACGTCCGGGGTGGTCGCGGTTTTCTACGCGATGCTGCTGATCCCCAATTCGATTCTGGCGTGGATCGTGTTTCGTCAGCCGGTCAGCCGCGCTTTCATCGCCGGGTCGGCGGTGGCCATGACCGGCATTGCGATGATGTTGGTGCATGAATATCGGGCGGCCAGCGTCGATCCGGACAAGATTCTTTTGGGCGTCGGCTTTTCGGTCATCGGGCTGTTCAGCGCATCGGCCGCCAATGTGATGCAGGGCATGGACATCGCACGGCGGCTGCCGATGGTGGCGATGCTGGCCTGGGCGATGCTGATCGGGGCGGGGATCAACGCGCTGTTCGCCTGGGTCACGACCGGACCACCGGTGATCGAACCGCGCCTCACCTATCTGTTGGGGATAGGCTGGCTGGCTTTGGCGGGATCGGTGGTCACCTTCCCGCTCTATTTCCGCCTGATCCAGCGATTGGGCGCTGGGCGGGCGGCTTATACCGCCGTACTGATCCCGGTCATCGCGATGCTGATTTCGACGCTGGTCGAGGGCTATCGCTGGACGGCTTTGGCCGCCTGTGGCGCGATGTTGGCGGTCGTCGGCATGGTGATCGCGTTGCGCGCGAAAAAGGCTTAG